From one Planococcus citri chromosome 3, ihPlaCitr1.1, whole genome shotgun sequence genomic stretch:
- the LOC135838917 gene encoding protein scarlet-like yields the protein MTVVKNVAMNEKSSLNIPSSDMHLDKNGVEFKEDQVKSMENKGVSVIWKNLRVTADIKTQHVFGNTTHTFKEIIHDVSGFVEPCSLVAILGASGSGKSTLMSVLANRQPGDLKVEGDVRINGDKIPLKLMRSISGFVYQDDVFIPTLTILEHLHFAAKLKLDKRITTECRKKLVDDLLKDVGLTKCANRLIGTSNYGEAKMNLSGGELKRLSVATELLTNPPLLFCDEPTTGLDSFTALKLIMIMKNMTSQRGKTIICSIHQPNEKIFDLFQQIILLHNGKIAFSGTSKDAVIFFQSIGYPYKEEQNPAEYLVKSLAIVPGQELKTSDKASNICEKFEKSQYPRNIDAQIERERYEKVESFNVCEKIERISWIYMLYLMTYRNLLGAIRDPSVQNIRIINKVALASILGFFMMGSITMTQEGLMPLKGMIFTMVTENSFPPMDNIIDHFPNRMFVFIREYSNDMSTPSIFYLSNIISLMPGFLFDSMLYTTLMYIFLGLKRSWYAFLGTIVVNILVINTAASFGTLVSLLTDSVFTSQSITLSVGIVYMSFSGIFMNVRSIAWILSWIRYVSWMTYAVESLLILQLDGVDQIQCSKATDVPCLRNGEEVLQSLGFNSNNLHGDVIMIFCIFVILQALSFSALKIRLYFKTNR from the exons ATGACTGTGGTTAAAAATGTGGCAATGAACGAGAAATCTTCGCTAAATATTCCATCGTCAGATATGCATCTCGAT aAGAATGGTGTGGAATTCAAGGAAGATCAAGTAAAATCGATGGAAAACAAAGGTGTCTCAGTAATATGGAAAAACCTAAGAGTTACTGCCGATATCAAGACTCAACACGTGTTTGGAAACACTACTCACACGTTCAAGGAAATAATTCATGATG tgagCGGATTTGTCGAACCCTGCAGTTTGGTTGCTATTTTAGGAGCAAG TGGATCGGGCAAAAGTACTTTGATGTCAGTGTTAGCGAACAGACAGCCAG GAGATTTAAAAGTCGAAGGAGACGTCCGAATAAATGGAGATAAAATACCTCTAAAATTAATGAGATCGATTTCCGGATTTGTTTATCAAGACGATGTATTTATTCCTACATTGACTATTTTAGAACACTTGCATTTTGct GCGAAATTGAAACTAGATAAACGAATTACCACCGAGTGTCGTAAAAAATTGGTGGACGATTTATTGAAGGATGTTGGTTTGACAAAATGTGCCAATCGTTTGATCGGTACTTCGAACTATGGAGAAGCAAAG ATGAACTTATCAGGAGGTGAATTAAAACGATTATCTGTTGCTACCGAATTGTTAACCAATCCACCTTTGCTGTTTTGCGATGAGCCAACCACCG ggtTAGATTCCTTTACTGCCTTAAAATTAATCatgattatgaaaaatatgACTAGTCAACGAGGTAAAACAATCATTTGCTCGATTCACCAGCCCAACGAGAAGATATTTGACCTATTTCAACAAATAATTTTGCTGCATAATGGGAAAATAGCGTTTAGTGGAACGTCCAAAGATgctgtgatattttttcaaag TATCGGTTACCCTTACAAAGAAGAACAAAATCCAGCTGAGTATTTAGTCAAAAGTTTAGCAATAGTTCCTGGACAAGAGCTGAAAACTTCTGATAAAGCATCAaatatttgcgaaaaatttgaaaaaagccagTACCCTAGAAATATAGACGCTCAAATTGAACGAGAAAGATATGAAAAG GTCGAAAGTTTCAATGTATGTGAGAAAAT CGAACGTATTTCCTGGATTTATATGCTTTACTTGATGACGTATCGTAATCTATTAGGTGCCATTAGAGATCCATCCGTACAAAATATAAGAATAATTAATAAAGTG GCACTGGCCTCAATTTTGGGCTTTTTTATGATGGGAAGCATCACAATGACTCAAGAAGGCCTCATGCCATTGAAAGGAATGATATTCACGATGGTTACCGAGAATTCCTTCCCTCCTATGGATAATATCATCGATCATTTCCCTAACAGAATGTTCGTGTTTATTAGAGAATATTCGAATGATATGAGCACACCCTCGATCTTCTATTTATCAAACATAATTTCACTG aTGCCTGGATTTTTGTTCGATTCGATGTTATACACAACattgatgtacatatttttgggaCTAAAGAGAAGCTGGTATGCTTTTCTAGGAACCATTGTTGTCAATATTTTAGTAATTAATACAGCAGCTTCGTTCG gaaCCCTCGTATCATTACTAACGGATAGTGTATTTACTTCTCAATCAATCACACTATCTGTTGGAATCGTTTATATGTCATTTTCTGGCATATTCATGAACGTAAGATCAATTGCTTGGATATTATCTTGGATAAGGTACGTTTCGTGGATGACGTACGCGGTAGAATCTTTGCTCATATTACAGCTCGACGGTGTAGATCAGATTCAATGCTCTAAAGCTACAGATGTGCCATGTTTGAGAAACGGTGAAGAAGTATTACAGTCGTTAGGGTTCAATAGTAACAATTTGCATGGGGATGTAATTatgatattttgtatttttgtcattttacaAGCGCTTAGTTTTTCAGCGCTGAAAATCAGATTGTATTTCAAAACGAATCGTTAA